In the genome of Amaranthus tricolor cultivar Red isolate AtriRed21 chromosome 15, ASM2621246v1, whole genome shotgun sequence, one region contains:
- the LOC130801572 gene encoding UDP-galactose/UDP-glucose transporter 7 isoform X1, with protein sequence MEARSDLEAPHVLSSLISALSYGVASMAMVFINKAILMEYSYSMTLLIVQQIATAVLIHVGRVMGYTKAKALSMDTAKKLIWVSLFYNANVAFALASLKGVNIPMYIAIKRLTPLAVLVAGLFSGKKQPSRQVSLSVILTATGVIIAALGDFSFDIFGYSLALTSVFFQTMYLVLVEKSGAEDGFSSVEIMFYNSFLSLPFLLLIVVATREIPDSLSLLFAKSSSLSFLVIFAASLIMGIALNFTMFLCTIVNSALTTTIVGVLKGVGSTTLGFVLLGGVEVHALNVSGLVINTAGGVWYSYAKYQEKKRKLPKTPLHDVKITVFGS encoded by the exons ATGGAAGCTCGTTCAGATTTAGAAGCCCCTCATGTTCTCAG CAGTTTAATTTCTGCCTTGTCTTATGGAGTTGCTTCGATGGCCATGGTCTTTATCAACAAGGCAATCCTCATGGAATACTCGTACTCCATGACACTTCTCATCGTCCAG CAAATAGCGACTGCTGTGCTTATTCACGTTGGTCGGGTGATGGGATACACAAAGGCCAAGGCTTTGAGCATGGATACTGCTAAGAAGCTTATTTGGGTGTCACTTTTCTATAATGCCAATGTAGCCTTTGCTTTAGCAAGCTTGAAAGGAGTTAACATTCCCATGTACATTGCTATCAAAAGACTTACACCACTTGCTGTACTGGTTGCTGGACTCTTTTCAGGAAAGAAACAACCTTCGAGACAG GTCAGTCTTTCAGTGATCCTAACAGCTACTGGGGTTATTATCGCAGCACTTGGAGATTTTTCCTTCGACATTTTCGGTTACAGCTTGGCACTGACTTCTGTCTTTTTTCAG ACCATGTACCTAGTGTTAGTTGAGAAGTCTGGTGCAGAGGATGGGTTTTCGTCCGTGGAGATAATGTTCTATAATAGTTTTTTATCTCTTCCCTTTCTTCTATTGATCGTTGTTGCAACAAGAGAAATTCCTGATTCGCTATCGCTGTTATTTGCCAAG AGTTCTTCACTATCATTTTTAGTGATCTTCGCTGCATCTCTAATCATGGGCATTGCTCTCAACTTCACCATGTTCTTGTGTACGATCGTCAATTCAGCTCTAACGACGACTATTGTTGGAGTTCTGAAAGGTGTTGGCTCCACG ACACTGGGATTCGTGTTGCTCGGAGGAGTAGAAGTACACGCTTTGAATGTGAGTGGATTAGTGATCAACACAGCAGGAGGTGTGTGGTATTCTTATGCAAAATACCAGGAGAAGAAAAGGAAGCTACCTAAGACGCCTCTTCATGATGTGAAAATAACAGTTTTTGGCTCATAA
- the LOC130801572 gene encoding UDP-galactose/UDP-glucose transporter 7 isoform X2 produces MEARSDLEAPHVLSLISALSYGVASMAMVFINKAILMEYSYSMTLLIVQQIATAVLIHVGRVMGYTKAKALSMDTAKKLIWVSLFYNANVAFALASLKGVNIPMYIAIKRLTPLAVLVAGLFSGKKQPSRQVSLSVILTATGVIIAALGDFSFDIFGYSLALTSVFFQTMYLVLVEKSGAEDGFSSVEIMFYNSFLSLPFLLLIVVATREIPDSLSLLFAKSSSLSFLVIFAASLIMGIALNFTMFLCTIVNSALTTTIVGVLKGVGSTTLGFVLLGGVEVHALNVSGLVINTAGGVWYSYAKYQEKKRKLPKTPLHDVKITVFGS; encoded by the exons ATGGAAGCTCGTTCAGATTTAGAAGCCCCTCATGTTCTCAG TTTAATTTCTGCCTTGTCTTATGGAGTTGCTTCGATGGCCATGGTCTTTATCAACAAGGCAATCCTCATGGAATACTCGTACTCCATGACACTTCTCATCGTCCAG CAAATAGCGACTGCTGTGCTTATTCACGTTGGTCGGGTGATGGGATACACAAAGGCCAAGGCTTTGAGCATGGATACTGCTAAGAAGCTTATTTGGGTGTCACTTTTCTATAATGCCAATGTAGCCTTTGCTTTAGCAAGCTTGAAAGGAGTTAACATTCCCATGTACATTGCTATCAAAAGACTTACACCACTTGCTGTACTGGTTGCTGGACTCTTTTCAGGAAAGAAACAACCTTCGAGACAG GTCAGTCTTTCAGTGATCCTAACAGCTACTGGGGTTATTATCGCAGCACTTGGAGATTTTTCCTTCGACATTTTCGGTTACAGCTTGGCACTGACTTCTGTCTTTTTTCAG ACCATGTACCTAGTGTTAGTTGAGAAGTCTGGTGCAGAGGATGGGTTTTCGTCCGTGGAGATAATGTTCTATAATAGTTTTTTATCTCTTCCCTTTCTTCTATTGATCGTTGTTGCAACAAGAGAAATTCCTGATTCGCTATCGCTGTTATTTGCCAAG AGTTCTTCACTATCATTTTTAGTGATCTTCGCTGCATCTCTAATCATGGGCATTGCTCTCAACTTCACCATGTTCTTGTGTACGATCGTCAATTCAGCTCTAACGACGACTATTGTTGGAGTTCTGAAAGGTGTTGGCTCCACG ACACTGGGATTCGTGTTGCTCGGAGGAGTAGAAGTACACGCTTTGAATGTGAGTGGATTAGTGATCAACACAGCAGGAGGTGTGTGGTATTCTTATGCAAAATACCAGGAGAAGAAAAGGAAGCTACCTAAGACGCCTCTTCATGATGTGAAAATAACAGTTTTTGGCTCATAA
- the LOC130801298 gene encoding uncharacterized protein LOC130801298, with protein MISGSKCRNDPDVVRAYIETALTNSLASKHTFILAPYWEDLHWILLIICPLTNTVHVFDSLQKPNSPPRNTRFKALLNAAMKRVRGQMGSTSRATFPKWIARKCFQQPPSSVDCGYYALKFMDDIINSVKEFGVENIDAVLNDIPRETRALRSEEMRELKDKIAVYLANICP; from the exons atgatttcgggtagtaaatgtagaaatgatccagatgtcgtcagagcatacattgagactgctttgactaattcccttgcatctaaacacacattcattctggctccatattgggaaga tttgcattggatacttttgatcatatgtcctttaacgaacactgtgcacgtcttcgactcattacaaaaacctaacagcccacctcgcaacacaagattcaaagcattgttgaatgc cgcaatgaaaagagtgcgtggacaaatgggatctacatccagagccacatttccaaaatggatagcaagaaag tgctttcaacaacctccttcttccgttgactgcggctactacgcgctgaagtttatggacgatattataaattccgtgaaggaatttggagtcgaaaatatagatgcc gttttaaacgacattccgagggaaacacgcgctttgagaagtgaagagatgcgcgaattaaaagacaagattgccgtgtatcttgctaatatttgtccttga
- the LOC130801612 gene encoding uncharacterized protein LOC130801612, which produces MWEPRRELPTVIEISSGKEEEEEDWRFDYDMYGYGDEFSRRWSDEEDPEEDPEEAPLYNPESGSDDDAMEEAALDLSSDFGGDEDDEDFNPTVYDKRSDFRDSRH; this is translated from the coding sequence ATGTGGGAGCCTAGGCGAGAACTACCTACAGTTATTGAAATTTCAAGTGGaaaggaagaggaggaagaGGATTGGAGGTTCGACTATGATATGTATGGGTACGGGGATGAGTTTTCTAGGAGGTGGTCTGATGAAGAGGACCCTGAGGAGGACCCAGAGGAAGCACCACTGTACAATCCAGAGTCTGGGAGTGATGATGATGCTATGGAGGAAGCAGCTTTGGATTTAAGCAGTGATTTTGGAGGAGATGAAGACGATGAAGACTTCAACCCCACGGTGTACGATAAGCGTTCAGATTTCAGAGACTCTAGGCACTAG
- the LOC130801572 gene encoding UDP-galactose/UDP-glucose transporter 7 isoform X3 has translation MAMVFINKAILMEYSYSMTLLIVQQIATAVLIHVGRVMGYTKAKALSMDTAKKLIWVSLFYNANVAFALASLKGVNIPMYIAIKRLTPLAVLVAGLFSGKKQPSRQVSLSVILTATGVIIAALGDFSFDIFGYSLALTSVFFQTMYLVLVEKSGAEDGFSSVEIMFYNSFLSLPFLLLIVVATREIPDSLSLLFAKSSSLSFLVIFAASLIMGIALNFTMFLCTIVNSALTTTIVGVLKGVGSTTLGFVLLGGVEVHALNVSGLVINTAGGVWYSYAKYQEKKRKLPKTPLHDVKITVFGS, from the exons ATGGCCATGGTCTTTATCAACAAGGCAATCCTCATGGAATACTCGTACTCCATGACACTTCTCATCGTCCAG CAAATAGCGACTGCTGTGCTTATTCACGTTGGTCGGGTGATGGGATACACAAAGGCCAAGGCTTTGAGCATGGATACTGCTAAGAAGCTTATTTGGGTGTCACTTTTCTATAATGCCAATGTAGCCTTTGCTTTAGCAAGCTTGAAAGGAGTTAACATTCCCATGTACATTGCTATCAAAAGACTTACACCACTTGCTGTACTGGTTGCTGGACTCTTTTCAGGAAAGAAACAACCTTCGAGACAG GTCAGTCTTTCAGTGATCCTAACAGCTACTGGGGTTATTATCGCAGCACTTGGAGATTTTTCCTTCGACATTTTCGGTTACAGCTTGGCACTGACTTCTGTCTTTTTTCAG ACCATGTACCTAGTGTTAGTTGAGAAGTCTGGTGCAGAGGATGGGTTTTCGTCCGTGGAGATAATGTTCTATAATAGTTTTTTATCTCTTCCCTTTCTTCTATTGATCGTTGTTGCAACAAGAGAAATTCCTGATTCGCTATCGCTGTTATTTGCCAAG AGTTCTTCACTATCATTTTTAGTGATCTTCGCTGCATCTCTAATCATGGGCATTGCTCTCAACTTCACCATGTTCTTGTGTACGATCGTCAATTCAGCTCTAACGACGACTATTGTTGGAGTTCTGAAAGGTGTTGGCTCCACG ACACTGGGATTCGTGTTGCTCGGAGGAGTAGAAGTACACGCTTTGAATGTGAGTGGATTAGTGATCAACACAGCAGGAGGTGTGTGGTATTCTTATGCAAAATACCAGGAGAAGAAAAGGAAGCTACCTAAGACGCCTCTTCATGATGTGAAAATAACAGTTTTTGGCTCATAA
- the LOC130801133 gene encoding uncharacterized protein LOC130801133: MRGVVRFGTSGKLSPLFIGPYEILERVGKLAYRLALPNSLEKVHDVFHVSQLKRYLAAASHVLDPEIVELDETLSYSEQPVHILDTKVRSTRRKDIIMVKVLWENHERKAATWETKTFMREKYPHLFQVSKVTGT; encoded by the coding sequence ATGCGTGGGGTGGTTCGTTTTGGTACTAGTGGAAAATTAAGTCCTTTGTTCATCGGCCCTTATGAAATTTTGGAACGGGTGGGTAAGCTGGCCTATCGGTTAGCTCTCCCCAACTCTTTGGAGAAAGTTCATGATGTCTTCCATGTGTCCCAGCTAAAAAGATATCTTGCTGCGGCATCGCATGTTTTGGATCCTGAGATCGTGGAGCTTGATGAGACTTTATCTTATTCGGAACAACCTGTTCACATCCTAGATACAAAAGTCCGTAGTACTCGCAGAAAGGATATCATAATGGTGAAAGTATTATGGGAAAATCATGAGCGCAAGGCGGCTACTTGGGAAACCAAAACCTTCATGCGTGAAAAATATCCACATCTTTTCCAGGTTAGtaaagttacggggacgtaa